From one Pseudomonas sp. B21-048 genomic stretch:
- the pheS gene encoding phenylalanine--tRNA ligase subunit alpha, whose amino-acid sequence MENLDALVSQALEAVQSAEDINALEQIRVHYLGKKGELTQVMKTLGNLPAEERPQVGALINVAKERVTEVLNARKALFEEADLAAKLSAESIDVTLPGRGQTSGGLHPVTRTLERIEQFFTHIGYGIAEGPEVEDDYHNFEALNIPGHHPARSMHDTFYFNANMLLRTHTSPVQVRTMESKQPPIRIVCPGRVYRSDSDITHSPMFHQVEGLLVDRDINFADLKGTIEEFLRVFFEKELAVRFRPSYFPFTEPSAEVDMECVMCSGKGCRVCKQTGWLEVMGCGMVHPNVLRMSGIDPEEFSGFAFGMGVERLAMLRYGVNDLRLFFDNDLRFLAQFR is encoded by the coding sequence ATGGAAAACCTGGATGCGCTCGTCTCTCAAGCACTAGAGGCTGTGCAAAGCGCTGAAGATATCAATGCCCTGGAGCAAATCCGGGTTCACTACCTTGGCAAAAAGGGCGAATTGACTCAGGTGATGAAGACCCTGGGGAATTTGCCGGCAGAAGAGCGCCCGCAAGTCGGCGCGCTGATCAACGTTGCCAAGGAGCGTGTCACAGAGGTTCTCAATGCGCGCAAGGCACTGTTTGAAGAGGCCGACCTGGCCGCCAAACTGTCCGCCGAGTCCATTGACGTGACCCTGCCTGGCCGCGGTCAGACCTCCGGTGGTCTGCATCCGGTTACTCGCACTCTGGAACGTATTGAACAGTTCTTCACTCACATCGGCTACGGCATCGCCGAAGGCCCTGAGGTCGAAGACGACTATCACAACTTCGAAGCGCTCAACATCCCAGGCCATCACCCGGCCCGGTCGATGCATGACACCTTCTATTTCAATGCCAACATGTTGCTGCGCACCCATACCTCGCCGGTACAGGTCCGCACCATGGAATCGAAACAGCCGCCGATCCGCATCGTCTGCCCAGGCCGTGTGTACCGTAGCGACTCCGATATCACTCACTCCCCGATGTTCCACCAGGTCGAAGGCCTGCTGGTCGACCGCGATATCAATTTCGCGGACCTGAAAGGCACCATCGAAGAGTTCCTGCGCGTGTTCTTCGAAAAAGAACTGGCCGTGCGTTTCCGTCCTTCGTACTTCCCGTTCACTGAGCCATCCGCTGAAGTCGACATGGAATGCGTGATGTGCAGCGGTAAAGGCTGCCGCGTCTGCAAGCAGACTGGCTGGCTGGAAGTCATGGGCTGCGGCATGGTTCACCCGAATGTGCTGCGTATGTCCGGGATCGACCCGGAAGAGTTTTCGGGCTTTGCCTTCGGCATGGGCGTTGAGCGTCTGGCCATGCTGCGTTACGGCGTGAACGACTTGCGTCTGTTCTTCGACAACGACTTGCGGTTCCTCGCGCAATTTCGCTAG
- the rplT gene encoding 50S ribosomal protein L20, which translates to MARVKRGVIARKRHKKILKLAKGYYGARSRVFRVAKQAVIKAGQYAYRDRRQKKRQFRALWIARINAGARINGLSYSRFIAGLKKASIEIDRKVLADLAVNEKAAFAAIVEKAKATLA; encoded by the coding sequence ATGGCTCGTGTAAAGCGTGGCGTCATTGCCCGTAAACGTCACAAAAAAATTCTGAAACTTGCTAAAGGCTACTACGGCGCTCGCTCGCGCGTATTCCGTGTTGCCAAGCAAGCGGTAATCAAGGCAGGCCAATACGCCTACCGTGACCGTCGTCAGAAAAAACGTCAGTTCCGCGCTCTGTGGATCGCTCGTATCAACGCTGGTGCACGTATCAACGGTCTGTCCTACAGCCGTTTCATCGCTGGCCTGAAAAAAGCGTCCATCGAGATCGACCGTAAGGTTCTGGCTGATCTGGCAGTGAACGAAAAAGCGGCGTTTGCTGCGATTGTCGAGAAAGCTAAAGCCACCTTGGCTTAA
- the rbsK gene encoding ribokinase — translation MPAKVAVIGSLNMDLVTRAPRLPRGGETLIGQSFTTVSGGKGANQAVAAVRLGAQVSMVGCVGSDAYGEALRGALLAEQIDCRAVSTVEDSSGVALIVVDDNSQNAIVIVAGANGALTPEVIDRFDAVLQAADVIICQLEVPDATVGHALKRGRELGKTVILNPAPASRPLPADWYAAIDYLIPNESEASALSGLPVDSLSTAETAATRLIAMGAGKVIITLGSQGSLFTDGKRIEHFPAPKVKAVDTTAAGDTFVGGFAAALAAGKSEDEAIRFGQVAAALSVTRAGAQPSIPTLSDVQAFKAP, via the coding sequence ATGCCAGCAAAAGTAGCGGTAATAGGCAGCCTGAACATGGACCTGGTAACCCGGGCGCCACGGCTGCCCCGTGGTGGTGAAACGCTGATCGGCCAATCGTTTACCACGGTTTCCGGCGGCAAGGGCGCGAACCAGGCCGTGGCCGCGGTGCGGCTGGGCGCGCAGGTGTCGATGGTCGGTTGCGTCGGCAGCGACGCCTATGGCGAAGCGCTGCGCGGGGCGTTGTTGGCCGAGCAGATTGATTGCCGGGCGGTCAGTACGGTTGAAGATTCCAGTGGCGTGGCGTTGATCGTGGTCGATGACAACAGTCAGAACGCGATCGTGATTGTTGCCGGTGCCAATGGTGCGCTCACGCCCGAAGTGATCGACCGTTTCGACGCGGTGTTACAAGCGGCGGATGTCATCATCTGTCAGCTGGAAGTACCGGATGCCACGGTCGGCCATGCGCTGAAGCGCGGTCGTGAGCTGGGTAAAACCGTGATTCTCAATCCGGCGCCGGCCAGTCGTCCTCTGCCGGCGGATTGGTATGCGGCCATCGATTACCTGATCCCCAATGAAAGCGAAGCCTCGGCCTTGAGCGGTTTGCCGGTGGACTCCCTGAGCACCGCCGAAACCGCCGCGACCCGCTTGATCGCCATGGGCGCCGGCAAAGTGATCATCACCCTGGGTTCTCAAGGATCACTGTTCACCGATGGCAAACGCATCGAGCATTTCCCGGCGCCGAAAGTAAAGGCGGTAGACACCACCGCGGCTGGCGACACATTCGTCGGTGGTTTCGCAGCAGCCTTGGCGGCCGGCAAAAGCGAGGACGAGGCGATCCGCTTCGGCCAGGTCGCCGCTGCGCTGTCGGTCACCCGGGCTGGCGCGCAACCTTCGATTCCCACCTTGTCCGACGTACAGGCCTTTAAAGCACCATGA
- the thrS gene encoding threonine--tRNA ligase, which produces MPTITLPDGSQRSFDHPVSVAEIAASIGAGLAKATVAGKVNGKLVDASDIIDSDASLQIITPKDEEGLEIIRHSCAHLVGHAVKQLYPTAKMVIGPVIDEGFYYDIAFERPFTPDDLAAIEQRMQQLIEKDYDVIKKVTPRAEVIEVFKARGEDYKLRLVEDMPNEQAMGLYYHEEYVDMCRGPHVPNTRFLKSFKLTKLSGAYWRGDAKNEQLQRVYGTAWADKKQLAAYIQRIEEAEKRDHRKIGKRLGLFHTQEESPGMVFWHPNGWTLYQVLEQYMRKVQRDNGYLEIKTPQVVDRSLWEKSGHWANYADNMFTTQSENRDYAIKPMNCPCHVQVFNQGLKSYRELPMRLAEFGACHRNEPSGALHGIMRVRAFTQDDAHIFCTEEQMQAESAAFIKLTMDVYADFGFKDVEMKLSTRPEKRVGSDELWDRAEAALAAALDSAGLPYDLQPGEGAFYGPKIEFSLKDCLGRVWQCGTLQLDFNLPIRLGAEYVSEDNSRKHPVMLHRAILGSFERFVGILIEHYEGAFPAWLAPTQAVIMNITDKQADFAAEVEKTLNESGFRAKSDLRNEKIGFKIREHTLLKVPYLLVIGDREVEMQTVAVRTREGADLGSMPVAQFAEFLAQAVSRRGRPDSE; this is translated from the coding sequence ATGCCAACTATTACTCTTCCCGACGGCAGTCAACGTTCATTCGATCACCCGGTTTCCGTAGCCGAGATCGCAGCATCCATCGGTGCCGGTCTGGCCAAGGCCACCGTGGCCGGTAAAGTCAATGGCAAGCTGGTCGACGCCAGCGACATCATTGACAGCGATGCCTCGCTGCAAATCATTACGCCAAAGGATGAAGAGGGGCTGGAGATCATTCGCCACTCTTGCGCCCACCTGGTTGGCCATGCGGTCAAGCAGTTGTACCCGACGGCCAAGATGGTCATCGGTCCGGTCATCGACGAAGGCTTCTATTACGACATTGCCTTCGAGCGTCCTTTTACGCCGGACGACCTGGCCGCCATCGAACAGCGCATGCAGCAGCTGATCGAGAAAGATTACGACGTGATCAAGAAAGTCACTCCGCGCGCCGAAGTGATCGAAGTGTTCAAGGCCCGCGGCGAAGACTACAAGCTGCGTCTGGTCGAGGACATGCCGAACGAGCAGGCCATGGGCCTGTACTATCACGAAGAATACGTCGACATGTGCCGCGGTCCGCACGTGCCAAACACGCGTTTCCTGAAATCCTTCAAGCTGACCAAGCTGTCCGGCGCCTACTGGCGTGGCGATGCCAAGAACGAGCAATTGCAGCGCGTTTACGGCACTGCATGGGCGGACAAGAAGCAGCTGGCGGCTTACATCCAGCGCATCGAAGAAGCTGAAAAGCGCGATCACCGCAAGATCGGCAAGCGTCTGGGCCTGTTCCACACCCAGGAAGAGTCGCCGGGCATGGTGTTCTGGCACCCGAATGGCTGGACTCTGTACCAGGTGCTCGAACAGTACATGCGCAAGGTTCAGCGCGACAACGGCTATCTGGAGATCAAAACTCCACAAGTCGTTGACCGCAGCCTGTGGGAGAAATCCGGGCACTGGGCCAACTACGCCGACAACATGTTCACCACGCAGTCCGAAAACCGCGACTACGCCATCAAGCCGATGAACTGCCCGTGCCACGTGCAGGTATTCAATCAGGGCCTGAAAAGCTATCGCGAGCTGCCGATGCGTCTGGCCGAGTTCGGTGCCTGCCACCGTAACGAGCCATCGGGTGCGCTGCACGGCATCATGCGCGTTCGCGCCTTCACTCAGGACGATGCTCACATCTTCTGTACTGAAGAGCAGATGCAGGCCGAATCCGCCGCATTCATCAAGTTGACCATGGACGTCTATGCCGACTTCGGCTTTAAAGACGTCGAGATGAAACTGTCCACTCGTCCGGAAAAACGCGTCGGTTCCGACGAGTTGTGGGATCGCGCCGAAGCGGCATTGGCCGCAGCCCTTGATAGCGCTGGCCTGCCGTACGATCTGCAGCCGGGCGAGGGTGCGTTCTATGGTCCGAAGATTGAATTCTCTCTGAAAGATTGCCTTGGCCGCGTCTGGCAGTGTGGTACCCTTCAGCTCGATTTTAACCTGCCTATCCGTCTTGGGGCCGAATACGTCTCCGAAGACAACAGTCGCAAGCACCCGGTTATGTTGCACCGGGCGATCCTTGGGTCCTTCGAACGTTTCGTCGGAATCCTGATCGAGCACTACGAGGGTGCATTCCCTGCGTGGCTGGCTCCGACCCAGGCAGTGATCATGAATATCACTGATAAACAGGCTGATTTTGCCGCCGAGGTTGAAAAAACCCTCAATGAAAGCGGATTTCGTGCCAAGTCTGACTTGAGAAATGAAAAGATCGGCTTTAAAATCCGCGAGCATACTTTGCTCAAGGTTCCCTATCTCTTGGTTATCGGAGATCGGGAAGTCGAGATGCAGACTGTCGCTGTGCGTACTCGTGAAGGTGCTGACCTGGGCTCGATGCCCGTCGCCCAGTTCGCTGAGTTTCTCGCGCAAGCGGTTTCCCGGCGTGGTCGCCCAGATTCGGAGTAA
- the rbsD gene encoding D-ribose pyranase, producing the protein MKKTPLLNVALSRLIASLGHGDTVVIGDAGLPVPPGVELIDLALTHGIPDFVSTLKVVLSEMQVESHVLAQEILDKKPSALSTLDELNAEGALGRRELLSHDQFKVLSRQARAIIRTGECQPYCNIVLVAGVTF; encoded by the coding sequence ATGAAAAAGACCCCTTTGCTCAACGTCGCGCTGTCGCGGCTGATCGCCTCCCTGGGCCATGGCGACACGGTCGTGATCGGCGATGCCGGCCTGCCGGTTCCACCCGGTGTTGAATTGATCGACCTGGCCTTGACCCACGGGATTCCGGATTTCGTCAGTACCTTGAAGGTCGTACTCAGCGAAATGCAGGTCGAAAGCCATGTGCTGGCCCAGGAAATTCTGGACAAGAAACCGTCGGCCTTGAGCACGCTGGATGAACTGAATGCCGAAGGTGCGCTGGGTCGGCGTGAACTGCTCAGTCATGACCAATTCAAAGTACTCAGCCGACAAGCACGGGCGATTATTCGTACAGGCGAATGTCAGCCGTACTGCAACATCGTGTTGGTGGCTGGCGTAACGTTCTAA
- the rpmI gene encoding 50S ribosomal protein L35 gives MPKMKTKSGAAKRFLKTANGIKHKHAFKSHILTKMSTKRKRQLRGSSLLHPSDVAKVERMLRLR, from the coding sequence ATGCCAAAGATGAAAACGAAAAGTGGTGCTGCTAAGCGGTTTCTGAAAACTGCTAACGGTATCAAGCACAAGCACGCTTTCAAGAGCCACATCCTGACTAAAATGTCGACCAAGCGTAAGCGTCAACTGCGCGGTAGCAGCTTGCTGCATCCGTCTGACGTGGCAAAAGTCGAGCGCATGCTGCGCCTTCGTTAA
- the infC gene encoding translation initiation factor IF-3, translating into MIIKREMRQDKRAAPKAPINENISAREVRLIGAEGEQLGIVSIEDALLKAEEAKLDLVEISADAVPPVCKLMDYGKSIFEKKKQIAAAKKNQKQIQVKEIKFRPGTEEGDYQVKLRNLVRFLSDGDRAKVSLRFRGREMAHQELGMELLKRVEGDLLEYGSVEQHPKMEGRQLIMVIAPKKKK; encoded by the coding sequence ATTATTATTAAGCGTGAAATGAGACAAGATAAACGAGCTGCACCGAAAGCCCCGATCAACGAGAATATCTCGGCACGCGAGGTTCGGTTAATTGGGGCTGAAGGTGAACAGCTTGGGATTGTGTCAATTGAAGACGCGCTTCTTAAGGCTGAAGAGGCCAAACTGGATTTGGTGGAAATTTCCGCCGATGCAGTGCCCCCTGTTTGCAAACTGATGGACTACGGCAAGTCGATCTTCGAGAAGAAGAAGCAGATTGCCGCGGCCAAGAAAAACCAGAAGCAGATTCAGGTTAAAGAAATCAAGTTTCGTCCAGGGACGGAGGAAGGGGATTACCAGGTAAAACTGCGCAACCTGGTACGTTTCCTGAGTGATGGGGACAGGGCCAAGGTATCCTTGCGATTCCGCGGCCGTGAGATGGCCCACCAGGAGCTGGGGATGGAACTCCTCAAGCGAGTTGAAGGTGACTTGCTCGAGTACGGTTCGGTCGAACAGCATCCTAAGATGGAAGGACGCCAGCTGATCATGGTCATCGCCCCGAAAAAGAAGAAGTAA
- a CDS encoding ABC transporter permease: protein MNTASLAGKRSGNFYGLGAYLGLAGALLAMVALFSILSSHFLSYDTFSTLANQIPDLMVLAVGMTFVLIIGGIDLSVGSVLALAASAVSVAILGWGWSVLPASLLGMAVAALAGTITGSITVAWRIPSFIVSLGVLEMARGLAYQMTGSRTAYIGDAFAWLSNPIAFGISPSFIIALLIIFIAQAVLTRTVFGRYLIGIGTNEEAVRLAGINPKPYKILVFSLMGLLAGIAALFQISRLEAADPNAGSGLELQVIAAVVIGGTSLMGGRGSVISTFFGVLIISVLAAGLAQIGATEPTKRIITGAVIVVAVVLDTYRSQRASRRT from the coding sequence ATGAATACTGCATCTTTGGCCGGAAAACGTAGTGGCAACTTTTATGGCCTCGGCGCTTATCTGGGCCTGGCCGGTGCCTTGCTGGCGATGGTCGCGCTGTTCTCGATCCTGAGCAGCCATTTCCTGTCTTACGACACCTTCAGCACCCTGGCCAACCAGATTCCTGATTTGATGGTGCTGGCGGTCGGCATGACCTTCGTATTGATCATCGGCGGTATCGACTTGTCGGTGGGGTCGGTGCTGGCGCTCGCGGCCTCGGCGGTCAGCGTGGCGATTCTCGGTTGGGGCTGGAGCGTCTTGCCTGCGTCCTTGCTCGGCATGGCGGTAGCGGCATTGGCCGGGACGATCACCGGCTCGATCACCGTGGCGTGGCGGATTCCGTCGTTCATCGTGTCCCTCGGCGTGCTGGAAATGGCGCGGGGCCTGGCGTATCAGATGACCGGTTCGCGCACCGCCTACATCGGTGATGCTTTCGCCTGGCTGTCCAATCCGATCGCGTTCGGCATCTCGCCGTCATTCATCATTGCCTTGCTGATTATCTTCATCGCCCAGGCCGTGCTGACGCGCACGGTGTTCGGTCGGTACCTGATCGGCATCGGCACCAACGAAGAGGCAGTGCGCCTGGCGGGGATCAATCCGAAGCCCTACAAGATCCTGGTGTTCAGCCTGATGGGGCTGCTGGCCGGTATCGCGGCGTTGTTTCAGATTTCGCGCCTGGAAGCAGCGGACCCGAATGCCGGCTCCGGTCTGGAGCTGCAAGTGATCGCCGCGGTCGTGATCGGCGGCACCAGCCTGATGGGCGGGCGCGGCTCGGTCATCAGTACATTTTTCGGCGTCCTGATCATCTCGGTACTGGCGGCCGGTCTGGCGCAGATCGGCGCGACCGAACCCACCAAACGCATCATCACCGGTGCGGTGATCGTGGTGGCGGTGGTGCTCGATACTTATCGCAGTCAGCGCGCAAGCCGGCGGACCTGA
- a CDS encoding cold-shock protein, whose protein sequence is MSNRQTGTVKWFNDEKGFGFITPQGGGDDLFVHFKAIESDGFKSLKEGQTVSFVAEKGQKGMQAAQVRAE, encoded by the coding sequence ATGTCTAATCGCCAAACCGGCACCGTTAAATGGTTCAACGATGAAAAAGGCTTCGGCTTCATCACTCCTCAAGGTGGCGGTGACGACCTGTTCGTACACTTCAAAGCTATCGAAAGCGACGGTTTCAAAAGCCTGAAAGAAGGCCAGACCGTTTCCTTCGTGGCTGAGAAAGGCCAAAAGGGTATGCAAGCTGCACAAGTCCGCGCAGAGTAA
- a CDS encoding sugar ABC transporter ATP-binding protein, which translates to MSVCAPNAVLSVSGIGKTYAQPVLTGIDLTLMRGEVLALTGENGAGKSTLSKIIGGLVTPTTGQMQFQGQDYRPGSRSQAEELGIRMVMQELNLLPTLSVAENLFLDNLPSHGGWISRKQLRKAAIEAMAQVGLDAIDPDTLVGELGIGHQQMVEIARNLIGDCHVLILDEPTAMLTAREVEMLFEQITRLQARGVSIIYISHRLEELARVAQRIAVLRDGNLVCVEPMANYNSEQLVTLMVGRELGEHIDMGPRKIGAPALTVKGLTRSDKVSDVSFEVRAGEVFGISGLIGAGRTELLRLIFGADTADSGTVALGASAQVVNIRSPADAVGHGIALITEDRKGEGLLLTQSISANIALGNMPMISSGGFVNNGDEMSLAQRQINAMRIRSSSPAQLVSQLSGGNQQKVVIGRWLERDCTVMLFDEPTRGIDVGAKFDIYTLLGELTRQGKALVVVSSDLRELMLICDRIGVLSAGRLIDTFERDSWTQDDLLAAAFAGYQKRDALLNEATPRDLP; encoded by the coding sequence AGTTTGCGCCCCGAACGCTGTCCTCTCGGTCAGCGGTATCGGTAAGACTTATGCCCAACCCGTCCTCACCGGTATCGACCTGACGCTGATGCGCGGTGAAGTGCTGGCGCTGACCGGCGAGAATGGCGCCGGTAAAAGCACGCTGTCGAAGATCATTGGCGGACTGGTCACGCCGACCACCGGCCAGATGCAATTCCAGGGGCAGGATTACCGTCCTGGCAGCCGGAGCCAGGCCGAAGAGCTGGGCATCCGCATGGTCATGCAAGAACTCAATCTGTTGCCGACGTTGTCGGTGGCGGAAAACCTGTTTCTCGACAACCTGCCCAGCCATGGTGGATGGATCAGCCGCAAGCAACTGCGCAAGGCGGCGATCGAGGCCATGGCTCAGGTCGGCCTCGACGCCATTGATCCGGATACCCTGGTCGGCGAACTGGGGATTGGCCATCAGCAGATGGTGGAGATCGCCCGCAATCTGATCGGCGATTGCCACGTGCTGATCCTCGACGAGCCGACAGCAATGCTGACGGCCCGTGAAGTCGAAATGCTGTTCGAGCAGATCACTCGCCTGCAAGCCCGGGGCGTGTCGATCATCTACATTTCCCACCGCCTCGAAGAACTGGCACGGGTGGCTCAGCGCATCGCGGTATTGCGCGACGGCAACCTGGTCTGTGTTGAGCCGATGGCCAATTACAACAGCGAGCAACTGGTCACCCTGATGGTCGGTCGTGAATTGGGCGAGCACATCGACATGGGGCCGCGCAAGATTGGCGCGCCGGCCTTGACGGTCAAAGGACTGACCCGTTCTGACAAAGTCAGCGATGTGTCCTTCGAAGTACGCGCCGGTGAGGTTTTCGGGATTTCCGGTTTGATCGGGGCAGGGCGAACCGAGTTGCTGCGTCTGATCTTCGGCGCCGATACAGCCGACAGTGGCACCGTCGCGCTGGGGGCATCGGCTCAGGTGGTGAATATTCGTTCGCCGGCCGATGCGGTTGGTCATGGCATCGCCCTGATAACCGAAGACCGCAAGGGCGAAGGCCTGCTGCTGACGCAATCGATCAGCGCCAACATTGCCTTGGGCAATATGCCGATGATTTCCAGCGGTGGCTTCGTCAATAACGGTGATGAGATGTCTCTGGCCCAGCGTCAGATCAACGCCATGCGCATTCGCAGTTCCAGCCCGGCGCAATTGGTCTCGCAATTGTCCGGCGGCAATCAGCAGAAAGTCGTCATCGGCCGTTGGCTGGAGCGCGACTGCACGGTGATGCTGTTCGATGAGCCGACCCGCGGCATCGACGTCGGCGCCAAGTTCGACATCTATACATTGCTCGGAGAGTTGACCCGTCAGGGCAAGGCGCTGGTAGTGGTGTCCAGCGACCTGCGCGAATTGATGCTGATCTGTGACCGCATTGGAGTGCTGTCAGCAGGGCGTCTGATCGATACCTTCGAGCGTGACAGCTGGACCCAGGATGATTTGCTTGCCGCCGCGTTCGCCGGCTACCAAAAACGTGATGCGTTGCTCAATGAAGCAACGCCTAGGGATCTTCCATGA
- a CDS encoding nucleoside hydrolase → MHRYAQKLHHLLRSLLLLSLISATSAQAAEKIDLIIDTDPGADDVVALLFALASPEELNIRALTTVAGNVRLDKTSRNARLAREWAGREEVPVYAGAPKPMMRTPIYAENIHGKEGLSGVTVHEPKKGLAEGNAVNYLIDTLKTAKPHSITIAMLGPQTNLALALIQEPEIVQGIKEVVIMGGAHFNGGNITPVAEFNLFADPQAAEVVLKSGVKLTYLPLDVTHKILTSEARLKQIAALNNNASKLVGDILNEYVKGDMEHYGIPGGPVHDATVIAYLLKPELFTGRSVNVVVDSREGPTFGQTIVDWYDGLKAPKNAFWVESGDAQGFFDLLTQRLARLK, encoded by the coding sequence ATGCACCGCTATGCTCAGAAACTGCACCACCTGCTCCGGAGTCTGCTGCTTTTGTCCCTGATTAGCGCAACAAGCGCCCAAGCGGCGGAAAAGATCGACTTGATCATCGACACCGATCCGGGTGCCGATGACGTGGTCGCTTTGCTGTTTGCCCTGGCATCGCCGGAAGAACTGAACATTCGTGCGCTGACCACCGTTGCGGGCAACGTGCGTCTGGACAAGACCTCGCGTAATGCGCGTCTGGCCCGTGAGTGGGCAGGGCGTGAGGAGGTGCCTGTTTACGCAGGTGCGCCAAAACCAATGATGCGCACGCCAATCTATGCCGAGAACATCCACGGCAAGGAAGGCTTGTCGGGTGTCACCGTGCACGAGCCGAAGAAAGGCCTGGCCGAAGGCAATGCGGTCAATTATCTGATCGATACCCTGAAGACCGCCAAACCCCACAGCATCACCATCGCCATGCTCGGTCCACAGACCAACCTGGCCCTGGCACTGATCCAGGAGCCCGAAATCGTTCAGGGCATCAAGGAAGTGGTGATCATGGGCGGTGCGCACTTCAATGGTGGCAACATCACCCCTGTGGCCGAATTCAACCTGTTCGCCGACCCTCAGGCGGCGGAAGTGGTGCTGAAAAGTGGCGTCAAGCTGACTTACTTGCCGCTGGACGTGACCCACAAGATTCTGACCAGTGAAGCGCGTCTGAAGCAGATCGCCGCCCTGAACAACAATGCCAGCAAGCTGGTGGGCGATATTCTCAACGAGTACGTCAAAGGTGACATGGAGCACTACGGCATTCCGGGTGGCCCGGTGCATGACGCCACCGTCATCGCTTACCTGCTCAAGCCAGAGCTGTTCACGGGGCGTTCGGTCAACGTAGTGGTTGATAGTCGCGAAGGGCCGACCTTCGGCCAGACCATTGTCGACTGGTATGACGGCCTGAAGGCACCGAAAAATGCCTTCTGGGTTGAAAGCGGCGACGCTCAGGGCTTCTTCGACCTGCTGACCCAGCGTCTGGCTCGTCTGAAGTAA
- a CDS encoding LacI family DNA-binding transcriptional regulator, translating into MATIKDVAALAGISYTTVSHVVNKTRPVSEEVRIKVEAAIKRLDYVPSAVARSLKAKTTATIGLLVPNSLNPYFAELARGIEDYCERNGYCVILCNSDDNPDKQRSYLRVLLEKRIDGLIVASAGGDSGLAEGLAGVRTPMVIVDRGLEGLDADLVRIDHEYGAYLATRHLLELGHRDIATIGGPASTSVAQMRLAGYCRALREACVEVPRERMLESDFTSIGGYNAAAILLEKNPPSAIFAGNDMIGIGVLRAAAERNIRVPTELSVIGFDDIQMSRYVYPALTTVGQSILQLGEMAAEVLLRRIATPDLATDQRIVTPSIVLRESTAPLAGVFVQFR; encoded by the coding sequence ATGGCAACCATCAAGGATGTAGCGGCACTCGCGGGCATTTCCTACACCACGGTTTCCCACGTGGTGAACAAGACGCGGCCGGTCAGTGAAGAAGTGCGGATCAAGGTCGAGGCGGCGATCAAGCGCCTCGACTACGTGCCCAGTGCCGTGGCCCGGTCGTTGAAAGCGAAAACCACCGCGACCATCGGCCTGCTGGTGCCTAATAGCCTCAACCCATACTTCGCCGAGTTGGCTCGTGGCATCGAGGATTACTGCGAGCGCAACGGCTATTGCGTCATCCTCTGCAACTCCGACGACAACCCGGACAAACAACGCAGCTACCTTCGCGTGTTGCTGGAAAAACGCATCGACGGCTTGATCGTTGCCTCGGCCGGTGGTGACAGCGGCCTGGCTGAAGGTCTGGCGGGTGTGCGTACGCCAATGGTGATTGTCGACCGAGGGCTTGAAGGCCTCGATGCCGATCTAGTGCGTATCGATCATGAATACGGCGCTTATCTGGCGACCCGGCATCTGCTGGAGTTGGGGCACCGGGACATCGCCACGATTGGTGGGCCGGCAAGTACCAGCGTGGCGCAGATGCGTCTGGCCGGTTATTGCCGCGCCTTGAGAGAAGCGTGCGTCGAAGTGCCGCGCGAGCGCATGCTGGAAAGCGACTTCACCAGCATCGGCGGTTACAACGCCGCCGCGATCCTGTTGGAAAAGAACCCACCCAGCGCAATCTTCGCCGGCAACGACATGATCGGCATCGGTGTGTTGCGCGCCGCCGCCGAGCGCAATATTCGTGTGCCCACCGAACTGTCGGTGATCGGCTTCGACGATATCCAGATGAGCCGTTACGTCTATCCGGCGCTGACCACCGTGGGCCAGTCGATCCTGCAGCTTGGCGAGATGGCGGCCGAAGTGCTGTTGCGCAGGATCGCCACGCCGGACCTGGCGACCGATCAGCGCATCGTGACGCCCAGTATTGTCTTGCGAGAATCGACTGCGCCGCTGGCTGGTGTGTTCGTCCAATTTCGCTGA
- a CDS encoding I78 family peptidase inhibitor: MPWKLASLGSLLAAILLAGCSSTSTESAKDPVATDTGHSRCEAKAAEFTIGKKASPELLDQARTRAGAQNARFLKPNDMVTLEYRSDRLNLNTDNNLVVTRVNCG, encoded by the coding sequence ATGCCTTGGAAGCTCGCGTCATTGGGTTCTTTGTTGGCTGCCATCCTGCTGGCCGGTTGCAGCAGTACGTCCACCGAGTCGGCAAAGGACCCTGTGGCGACCGATACCGGCCACAGCCGATGTGAAGCAAAGGCGGCCGAATTCACTATTGGCAAAAAGGCCTCGCCCGAATTACTGGATCAGGCACGTACCCGCGCAGGCGCGCAGAATGCCCGGTTCCTCAAGCCAAACGACATGGTGACTCTGGAGTACCGCTCCGATCGTCTGAACCTGAACACCGACAACAACCTGGTGGTCACCCGCGTCAACTGCGGCTGA